The following are encoded together in the Actinoplanes sp. N902-109 genome:
- a CDS encoding DUF6461 domain-containing protein yields the protein MDDLDHARERVTALGAKFCVTFLKGVGERDALLRMGAYPDTIAVRAGGDHATALGLGTWTLVVEPGGAAGGDHVLLEAASLGTEALSVLRDEQATPRFTYARDGRTAVAFDPAYPAPELTWGTEPELLAHLMHALGLREPAGEEDETWRDAEAKALVLAQRLTNVRVPVDALAGPRLSARLEPWFVGGVRPGDLLRVREPLPGTPDAKRAAATATLLRLAVQSGISDLSDIEEAVTALSKAATAGAEGHTTGAEGAAGAVAGAAGPASAAGPQSAAGPQSAASPESAAEAGSAAGAASPGSAAEAGSAAGAASAASPQSAAEAGSAAGAAGSARDARLDGGAGTRSGSGAGARPVGGVAADSALGRRVREWLADPATYGAFTTALRGVLDPDPDVALRAALKPLTHEERAAVLATLG from the coding sequence GTGGACGACCTGGATCACGCGCGCGAGCGCGTCACCGCGCTCGGCGCCAAGTTCTGCGTGACGTTCCTCAAGGGCGTGGGCGAGCGCGACGCGCTGCTGCGGATGGGCGCCTACCCCGACACGATCGCGGTACGGGCCGGTGGCGACCACGCCACGGCTCTCGGACTGGGTACGTGGACCCTGGTCGTCGAGCCCGGGGGTGCCGCCGGTGGCGACCACGTCCTGCTGGAGGCCGCGTCCCTGGGCACCGAGGCGTTGTCGGTGCTGCGTGACGAGCAGGCCACGCCGCGGTTCACGTACGCGCGGGACGGCAGGACGGCGGTGGCGTTCGACCCGGCGTACCCCGCCCCCGAGCTGACCTGGGGCACCGAGCCCGAGCTGCTCGCCCACCTGATGCACGCGCTGGGCCTGCGCGAACCGGCCGGCGAGGAGGACGAGACCTGGCGCGACGCGGAGGCCAAGGCCCTGGTGCTCGCCCAGCGGCTGACGAACGTCCGGGTGCCGGTGGATGCGCTGGCCGGGCCCCGGCTCTCGGCCCGCTTGGAACCGTGGTTCGTCGGTGGGGTGCGGCCGGGCGACCTGCTGCGGGTGCGCGAGCCCCTGCCCGGGACACCCGATGCCAAACGCGCGGCGGCGACCGCGACCCTGCTACGCCTCGCTGTCCAGTCCGGCATTTCGGATTTGTCCGACATCGAGGAAGCGGTGACGGCCCTCTCGAAGGCGGCAACAGCAGGCGCGGAAGGCCACACGACGGGCGCGGAAGGTGCGGCAGGCGCAGTGGCAGGCGCGGCAGGCCCGGCAAGCGCGGCAGGCCCGCAAAGCGCGGCAGGCCCGCAAAGCGCGGCAAGCCCGGAAAGCGCGGCAGAAGCGGGAAGCGCCGCAGGCGCGGCAAGCCCGGGAAGCGCGGCAGAAGCGGGAAGCGCCGCAGGCGCGGCAAGCGCGGCAAGCCCGCAAAGCGCGGCAGAAGCGGGAAGCGCGGCAGGCGCAGCGGGAAGCGCGAGAGACGCGCGCTTGGATGGCGGCGCGGGGACGCGGTCAGGAAGCGGCGCGGGGGCGCGGCCGGTGGGTGGCGTCGCGGCGGACTCGGCGCTGGGTCGCCGGGTGCGGGAGTGGCTCGCGGACCCGGCGACGTACGGTGCCTTCACGACGGCCCTGCGCGGTGTGCTCGACCCCGACCCCGATGTCGCCCTGCGTGCCGCGCTGAAGCCGCTCACTCACGAGGAGCGGGCGGCCGTGCTGGCGACGCTCGGCTGA